The following are encoded in a window of Ferribacterium limneticum genomic DNA:
- a CDS encoding site-specific recombinase, with the protein MTKIQAFFLWLFGQASPVGDPLADALNRFRNPEADTLELMRRLVAALRPQNRRDGGSPERYQFMLDRLESDPALLAAFRSHVVHFVATRRLVTFFTESGVLPGTGFFSEWWRILGSRLLPEVPDERRLKDCLHVIYDQTNDWRWLEAIPSDASQRFWSLLAPAEELRNIDWHRIQEQMLDAVLLLAHRVSGLGIENELRRASPNLDDDTPSFVALSAEALDFVNAFRATLSDPEQVADDGSQLLVIADQCQNTLQRIRKRALTVGTSLHLSYLLTRAEQSLERLRDLAAILTASQLSTTRGEAIQSWGEFAHAAFLAENRRNSLRFYVAQLSRLLAVRVTENAARSGEHYICDTPADYGKMWRSAAGAGVIIGLMALLKIKAAALQTPLFGEAFLFSMIYGLGFVIIFLLGMTVATKQPAMTAQTLAGLLGDIKPTRSADLERLVDVAAAVSRSQLAAIAGNVMVALPVAIAVGFGLSYWAGEPAITVDKGVHLIADLDPLSWALPHAAIAGFYLFLSGLITGYFDNRAAYADIGPRIARLRWLQALAGSERAGRFGNYIQERLGGIMGNFLFGCMLGSTGVIGTILGLPLDIRHIAFASANLGYALVGFQFALPLKAIAWAAFGIAAIGFTNLAVSFALALRTAMRARGIVFEHWGPLLNVLGSRLLRQPRSFLLPPRQAAANA; encoded by the coding sequence ATGACAAAGATCCAAGCCTTTTTTCTCTGGCTGTTTGGCCAGGCATCGCCGGTTGGCGACCCGCTGGCCGATGCCCTGAACCGCTTTCGCAACCCTGAAGCCGATACGCTGGAACTGATGCGCCGGCTGGTTGCCGCCCTGCGCCCGCAAAACCGGCGCGACGGCGGATCACCAGAACGTTACCAGTTCATGCTCGACCGGCTCGAATCCGATCCGGCCTTGCTCGCTGCCTTTCGCAGCCACGTCGTGCATTTCGTCGCCACCCGCCGGCTCGTCACCTTCTTCACCGAAAGCGGCGTGCTGCCGGGCACCGGCTTTTTCTCGGAATGGTGGCGCATCCTCGGCAGTCGCCTGCTACCGGAAGTCCCCGACGAGCGCCGGCTGAAAGACTGCCTGCACGTCATCTACGACCAGACCAACGACTGGCGCTGGCTCGAGGCCATCCCGTCCGACGCCTCGCAACGCTTCTGGTCGCTGCTCGCCCCGGCCGAGGAACTGCGCAATATCGACTGGCACCGCATCCAGGAACAAATGCTCGACGCCGTGCTGTTGCTCGCCCACCGGGTCAGCGGTCTCGGCATCGAAAACGAACTGAGGCGCGCCTCGCCCAATCTCGACGATGACACGCCGAGCTTCGTCGCCCTCTCGGCCGAGGCGCTCGATTTCGTCAATGCCTTCCGCGCCACACTCAGCGATCCCGAACAGGTCGCCGACGATGGCAGCCAGCTACTGGTCATCGCCGACCAGTGCCAGAACACCCTGCAACGCATCCGCAAGCGGGCGCTCACTGTCGGCACGAGCCTTCATCTTTCATACCTGTTGACGCGTGCCGAGCAAAGCCTGGAACGCCTGCGCGACCTCGCCGCCATCCTCACCGCCAGCCAGCTATCAACCACCCGCGGCGAGGCCATCCAGTCCTGGGGCGAATTCGCCCACGCCGCTTTTCTCGCCGAAAACCGCCGCAACAGCCTGCGTTTTTACGTTGCCCAACTCTCCCGCCTGCTCGCCGTGCGCGTCACCGAAAACGCGGCGCGCTCGGGCGAGCATTACATCTGCGACACGCCTGCCGACTACGGCAAAATGTGGCGCTCGGCGGCCGGCGCCGGCGTCATCATCGGCCTCATGGCGCTGCTCAAGATCAAGGCCGCCGCGCTGCAAACACCGCTGTTCGGCGAAGCTTTCCTGTTCAGCATGATTTACGGTCTCGGCTTCGTCATCATCTTCCTGCTCGGCATGACAGTCGCCACCAAGCAGCCGGCGATGACGGCGCAGACGCTGGCCGGCCTGCTCGGCGACATCAAGCCAACGCGCAGCGCCGATCTTGAGCGACTGGTCGATGTCGCCGCCGCCGTCAGCCGCAGCCAGCTGGCCGCCATTGCCGGCAACGTCATGGTTGCCCTGCCCGTCGCCATCGCCGTCGGCTTCGGCCTGAGCTACTGGGCTGGCGAGCCGGCCATCACGGTTGACAAAGGCGTCCACCTGATCGCCGACCTCGACCCACTGTCCTGGGCGCTGCCGCACGCTGCCATCGCCGGTTTCTACCTGTTCCTCTCCGGCCTGATCACAGGCTATTTCGACAACCGCGCCGCCTACGCCGACATCGGCCCGCGCATCGCCCGCCTGCGCTGGCTGCAAGCGCTGGCCGGCAGCGAGCGCGCCGGGCGCTTCGGCAACTACATCCAGGAACGCCTGGGCGGTATCATGGGCAACTTCCTGTTCGGCTGCATGCTCGGCTCGACCGGCGTCATCGGCACCATCCTCGGCCTGCCGCTCGACATCCGCCACATCGCCTTCGCCTCGGCCAATCTCGGCTATGCGCTGGTCGGTTTCCAGTTCGCCTTGCCGCTCAAGGCCATTGCCTGGGCCGCTTTCGGCATCGCCGCCATCGGCTTCACCAACCTCGCCGTCAGCTTCGCGCTCGCCCTGCGCACCGCCATGCGCGCCCGCGGCATCGTTTTCGAACATTGGGGGCCCTTGCTGAACGTCCTGGGGAGCCGCCTGCTCAGGCAGCCGCGCAGTTTCCTGCTGCCGCCGCGCCAAGCCGCTGCCAACGCGTAA
- a CDS encoding OmpA family protein: MNIIKKSLVLALLAGIGFSAVAQERVYLIDGRDVVAKSGFGLCWRTGYWTPAAAAADKAGCECDKDLLPKEACEPKVAAAPAPAAATGVKPSGEKITVAADALFDFNKAVLRPAGKAKLDELVSKAKAIKLEVILAVGHTDRIGGDAYNQKLSEKRAAAVKEYLVAKGIEANRVYTEGKGEKQPVTGDKCKGNAKTKALIDCLQPDRRVDIEVIGTK; this comes from the coding sequence ATGAATATCATCAAAAAATCTCTGGTTCTGGCCCTGCTGGCCGGCATCGGTTTCTCTGCTGTTGCTCAAGAACGCGTTTACCTGATCGACGGCCGTGACGTCGTCGCCAAGTCCGGTTTCGGCCTGTGCTGGCGTACCGGCTACTGGACCCCGGCCGCTGCTGCCGCCGACAAGGCCGGTTGCGAGTGCGACAAGGACCTCCTGCCGAAGGAAGCCTGCGAGCCGAAGGTTGCTGCTGCTCCGGCTCCGGCCGCTGCGACCGGCGTCAAGCCGTCCGGCGAGAAGATCACCGTCGCTGCCGACGCCCTGTTCGACTTCAACAAGGCTGTCTTGCGTCCGGCCGGCAAGGCCAAGCTCGACGAGCTGGTTTCCAAGGCCAAGGCCATCAAGCTTGAAGTGATCCTGGCCGTTGGCCACACCGACCGCATCGGTGGTGACGCCTACAACCAGAAGCTGTCCGAGAAGCGCGCTGCCGCCGTCAAGGAATACCTGGTCGCCAAGGGCATCGAAGCCAACCGTGTTTACACCGAAGGCAAGGGCGAGAAGCAGCCGGTTACCGGCGACAAGTGCAAGGGTAACGCCAAGACCAAGGCCCTGATCGACTGCCTGCAGCCGGATCGTCGCGTTGATATCGAAGTCATCGGCACCAAGTAA